From Centroberyx gerrardi isolate f3 chromosome 15, fCenGer3.hap1.cur.20231027, whole genome shotgun sequence:
CCTAAGACCCTTCCACCTCCCACTGAGCATAAACCacgctacaacacacacacacacacacacacacacacgcacacacgcacacacacacgcacacacacacacacacacacacacacacacacacacacacacacacacacacaaatgttaaaAGAAAAGCTCATACTCAAGAGTAATGTCCTCCTCTGAATACATTACCCATAATTTTGGCAAGATGGTGGCAATTACGCATCTAATTGACCGAGccattttttatgtaaaacaacGTTTTTAAAGTGCATAACAGTAAGCTGATTACGGAAACCCACCTGCTCAGGCTCACATGATGGTCTAGTATActagtcctgtgtgtgtgtgtgtgtgtgtgtgtgtgtgtgtgtgtgtaggtgtgtaggtgtgtgtgtgtgtgtgtgtgtgtgtgtgtgtattatcagACTAAACATTAAGTTGGCTTAGAACCATAAGTTTCatcaatttgtttttcttttgttttcatgaTCCGACCTGTTGTTAGTCCGATGCTTCGATTAAATCCTGTTGCAAATTTGGGAGAAAGTTTCCGAGGGGTTTTACTGAACAGACGCAGTTTAATGTATTATAGTagcctattaaaaaaaaaaaaaaaaaaaatagctgacTCCAATTCACGTCCTTGGTCATTTCTGAGAATTTAGAAACCAGCACGAGATAGGCTAGATGGCAATGCAGAAGGAAATAAGTCATATAATTATAAATTTGGAGTATATAGCACACAATGCTGCAGTCCTAAAAATGTAAGGAATAATCTCCATTTATTTCACAACATAGTTCAGCAATACAATATCAAAACGTTATTTTTACTGTACAAAGGAGGAGCCGCAAGTGGTAGCTCCTTTCCCCGACTCAttaaatatacatttacatttgtacaccagtgttgttgttattatcattattattattttttgttgttgttgttgttcaaaaacacaaagtaaGCTAAGTGGCATCTGAGATCATACTTGTGCTTGAAGGACGTGTCCATGTCGAGGGAGCAGAAGTGTCAATCACTAAACCTAAACATAAAGCTACATGAGTATTGTACAGTTGAGAGTGTCTTGATTGTCCCCCGTCAAGCGCTTTCAAAAGCAAAAGGGAAATATTACAACAAAGCCTCATCAATATTCCAACGTGGATGAAAACATAGTTTCCGTTCAGTGGATGGGCCAATCGAGGCTCTTCATTCACAGCACACTGTCCGCCTATTGCACATCATCGTATTATCAATTtggaaatgtaaataaaatcaaatagcCTATTAATTATGTTAGATGTGAAGCAAGCCCGCGCCTGTAGGCCGCTAATTTTTGTAAACAACATAAATGTTTTGTACATCTCACGGAATAGGCCTGGCTAATAATTGTCATAGTGTAAAATTAgattgacaaaataaaaaaaacgacaCTCGTCAGGCAGTGTAAGCAGGTGGACTCCTGAGGTGAAAATGACggatatgataataataataataataataataataataatggctaTAAAGACATGGGATTTGAATTGTCGGATCAAATGTAAACTGCACCCTAATGGAAAACGACACAATATGCCAAAATAGGTCCAAGTTGGCCTAAGAgtgtctctcttttctgtttttttttttgttgttgttgttgtttttatcagtTTTTTCTTCACTTTAGTCAGTTGTACAAAAatattcagtctttttttttttatcgtttCGTGTGAGTTGATTATGGAAATAGACACCACAACTTCTGCAGCAAATTCAGTTTTCAGACCGGTCTGAGCAGCGGCACCGACGTGACGATGGGGTGGGAGTAGTACACCCCGGGGTGCGGGAAGGTGAGCAGCGGCTGGCTCACGGGCACGTTGGCAGCGGCGCCTCCGCTCTCCGAGGCCGAGTTCTCGTGGTAGAGGATGGGGACGCGGACTATCCTCTGCGCCGCGGCGTGGCTCAGGTTGGCGGCCTCCAGCTCTGCCGCCAGCTGCCTTTTCCACTTGTTCCTCCTGTTTTGGAACCAGATCTTCACCTGGGTCTCCGTCAGGTGCAGAGACGCGGCCAGGCCGGCCCGCTCCGAGCTGCTCAGGTACCGCTTCATGTCGAAGGTGGACTCCAGCTGGAACACCTGGCTCCGGGAGAAAACCGTGCGCGTCTTCTTCTTGCGGCACGGCTTCTTGTCGTCGTCCCTCTTCTTCCACTCCTCCACCTCGTCTTTCTTGGCTTCCTCCGAGTCGCTCTCCTCCAGGATTATTTCGTCGCcgcttttgttgttgttgtgctcgTCGTCCTCGTCGTCGTCTTTGGCATCCGGCTCGGATTTGAGGACCAGGTCCGGCGAGTCTCTGTCCGTGCCCGAGGTTGGAGAGGAGTCTCTCGCCGCTGCCTTCTCGGCGACTAAAacggggacagagagagatgagattaTAAACATTGGGGCCTATAGCTGTCTCAGCGCTTTTATCCCGGCCTTGTTGATACTGGATAGCCCATAAGCTTGGGCAGAAACAAAAAGGGTTCTAAATAGTACCAACTAATtgttctttaggcttgtaccatAAATAGAACAGCTTTTTTGTGCTAGAAAGAAGAACCGTTTTAGAAAAATTCATTGTTGCACCATGTTCAATTCTACACTGAACCCTTTAtggtgctaaaaaaaaaaaaaaaagaagttccCTGTAAGAAAGCAAGAACTGTTCCAAATCAGCAGGTGCTTTTACCATTTGTATTTAAACAAATCAGAGGCTTCCTTAATCACTATGGTTCTATAGCCTATAGCACCACTGCCTTAACCAAATAACCCTTGAGGAACTCTTCTTTTTCTGTGCATGAAGGCAGGAGTGTGCTATTCGTATCAGCGTGTTTTAAATCCCATATGAATAAATCacagaaacaggcaggtgaaatGCTGTCAGTGACCAAGCCTCTGGGGTAAGATGTTCAGAATGATGGCCAATAGACAAATCAAAACCACGCTGGTCTGCTGCGCATCGTCAACTTCATCCCATGATGTGATGAGGTCTACTTCATTTTATGCACAGGGTATCCTTTTATTAAACCATTATCCCACATGGCATAACaaaataggcctatatacaaGACAGGGGCGTCAATTCACCATACAACCAAAGGTGTATGGTGTGGTGtatttaatataatttactACAAAAACTTCCAAAACCCACttaatttctggggacaaagtggagtaATGACAGATGACTGACGATAAATTATTACTAGACATAGggaaccaaacacacacagcttggaGAAAATATGGATCTCCTGATATGATTATTTGTGATTATTTAAGGATATGGTTTCCAAATAGATTTGTGTCAATTTTTCCATGAGCTTCCCTCTCTATTCTAATAATAAAATCTCCAAGATAATTTTTGGACCCATAGGCTAATGTATAGTGACTGCTCATACCTCGCCACAGTCTAAACTGCTGGCGTCCATGATACACAATAAAGGTAATTTTCGGATCACTGCCTGTCCGTGGTCTTACCTTCGGTTCTGTGTAGGTGGGCGGACGAGCTGAGGGTGTAGGGGTACCACCACGCCGAGGTGCGCTCCAGGTAGTGTGCCGGTAGGGTGAACCTCTGTGCGGGCAGGTCAAAGCGTGGAAAGTTGAAGTCCCCGACCTGCGAAAGGGAAAATCCCCCTTCCAAGGCCGCCTTGGCCGCAGCGAATATGGGCTTGGGTTTGGACGGTTTGCTATCACAGTTAAGCAGGTTCTTAATGAAGAAAGGAGAGTCCTTGGCCGAAGCGCACGTCTCTTGCGTCGTCTCTGGCATGGCTGTGGTTGTGGTCTGAGCGCCGAAGACCACGGAAGTGACagtaaaaaataagaaaaaaaaaaagaagcaaaaaaatgACTTACAGACTGTCGATGCCCTGGCTGTGAGGACTCCGGGTTTTTATTCTTCTCAATGAAATGCGGAGTCTCGATTACGCAGCAGGCGAGAGCGTCAAAACAGATGCCCTTCTAggctaaaaacaaaataaaatgttggagaggtaaaatatatataaatacagatATATCTCATCCCGGGCTCTTTCATCAAAACGCAACCGTGTCCAGCGTGTCAGTCAGTCTGGCGTCTGATGctaatgatgaaataaaaatgtcatcCAAGTTAAATGCGGAAAGTATAGGCGATTGGGCATGTACAATGGCAAATGGGATTAAGGGAGAGACGggaagtaaagagagagagggggagagggacgggtagagagagagagggagagagagagagagagacagagagagagagagagagaagtccacCCTCTCCTCACTTTGCGCTTTGGCTGTAGGCAGTACGCGCTCGCCTGTTATTGGTCTTATATAGTCCAATTAGGTAGCAAATGAGCACAGGGTTGTTAGCACAAAAGGGAAGGTTTGGGATAAGCGCTGTTAGAAGTACAATGGGCAAACGAGTCTCAACACACAACCAACATTACAATCAGACATCGACAGCATGTATTTGGTTATCTTCACATCCTCCGTcactcatacattttttaaccAGGTCCACTTAGGTTGTGGGTATTTTACTGGgtggactgttttttttgtgtgtgtgtttttttaattaattactcACGTAAGAATTCAAGAGATGCCTCGTTAAAAATGCTAAAGTtataaaatgcaatattttacaCCTTAAACCATCTACAAAACCTATAGACCTTAAGGAAAATGGAAATTATGATAAGGATAATAATATATGTTCATACTTAAGGCTTTGTATTGATTAACTGTGACTGTTTCCAGTTaggaaaaggtgtgtgtgtgtgtgtgtgtgtgtgtgtgtgtgtgtgtgtgtgtgtgtgtgtgtgtgtgtgtgtctgtagtagcctagtagcCTATTCGtgaaacaaattaatttgaaGAATGACAAAGAGGAAAGCAAATTATCCCAAAACCCATCCGGTCACCCACTGTGTGATAAACAAGAAGAGTACCGGCAATTTCTCGTTTTATGGAACATCTAGGCTATAACGGCTTGAAATCCAATAGGCCACACAGGCCTAATTCAATATTAGGTTTTAGTAAAGTCTCAGTGACTGCCATATAtcttaaagtaataaagtaatagtaataatacaaACTTTAATGCAGACTTCGCGGAAGAACAGTACATTTTCTAATACTGACTAAATAAAAATGCA
This genomic window contains:
- the hmx3a gene encoding homeobox protein HMX3; protein product: MPETTQETCASAKDSPFFIKNLLNCDSKPSKPKPIFAAAKAALEGGFSLSQVGDFNFPRFDLPAQRFTLPAHYLERTSAWWYPYTLSSSAHLHRTEVAEKAAARDSSPTSGTDRDSPDLVLKSEPDAKDDDEDDEHNNNKSGDEIILEESDSEEAKKDEVEEWKKRDDDKKPCRKKKTRTVFSRSQVFQLESTFDMKRYLSSSERAGLAASLHLTETQVKIWFQNRRNKWKRQLAAELEAANLSHAAAQRIVRVPILYHENSASESGGAAANVPVSQPLLTFPHPGVYYSHPIVTSVPLLRPV